The proteins below come from a single Poecilia reticulata strain Guanapo linkage group LG5, Guppy_female_1.0+MT, whole genome shotgun sequence genomic window:
- the LOC103465585 gene encoding copine-9 encodes MPTFAEVDKVGFTCKYRPITKPKIKEIVASLSSANFRSPVHRISTKYLNKTQLSLFFFNYYFSDSGIPGKKCGSIVFTAEELSNCRDIATMQFCANKLDKKDFFGKSDPFLVFYRSNEDGTFTICHKTEVIKNNLNPVWQSFTIPVRALCNGDYDRTVKVDVYDWDRDGSHDFIGEFTTSYRELSRGQSQFNVYEVLNPKKKGKKKKYVNSGTVTLLSFKVESEHTFVDYIRGGTQLNFTVAIDFTASNGNPSQPTSLHYMSPYQMNAYAMALKAVGEIIQDYDSDKLFPAYGFGAKLPPDGKISHGFPLNSNTENPNCVGIEGVLEAYFQTLRTVQLYGPTNFAPVINQVARCAAEVTDGSQYFVLLMITDGVISDMAQTKEAVVNAASLPMSLIIVGVGPAEFDAMEELDGDEVRVSSRGRFAERDIVQFVPFRDYIDRSGNQVLSMARLAKDVLAEIPDQLMSYMKSRGIEARPPQPATSDSTSDSTSDPTSTGNAKQSNTRP; translated from the exons acctttgctgaggtagataaggtcggcttcacatgtaagtatcgaCCGATCACCAagcccaaaattaaggaaattgttGCATCCCTGTCATCCGCAAATTTTCGCTCGCCAGTTCATAGGATTAGCACTAAATACCTTAACAAAACACaactgtctctgtttttttttaattattatttctctgacaGTGGGATACCTGGGAAGAAGTGTGGCTCCATTGTCTTCACAGCCGAGGAGCTCAGCAACTGCAGG GACATAGCTACCATGCAGTTCTGTGCCAACAAGCTGGATAAAAAGGATTTCTTTGGCAAGTCCGATCCTTTCCTTGTCTTCTATCGGAGCAATGAAGATGGAAC GTTCACAATTTGCCACAAGACTGAGGTGATCAAGAACAATTTGAACCCTGTCTGGCAGTCATTCACCATCCCTGTTCGAGCTCTTTGTAATGGTGACTACGACAG GACAGTGAAGGTGGACGTTTATGACTGGGACAGAGATGGGAG tCATGACTTCATCGGAGAGTTTACCACCAGCTACAGGGAACTGTCCAGAGGCCAAAGCCAGTTCAATGTCTATGAG GTTTTGAATCctaaaaagaaaggaaaaaagaagaaatatgtcAATTCAGGGACG GTGACTCTCCTGTCTTTTAAAGTGGAGTCGGAACACACATTTGTCGACTACATCAGAGGAGG GACACAACTGAATTTCACTGTGGCAATAGACTTCACTGCGTCTAATG GAAATCCATCCCAGCCCACTTCTCTGCACTACATGAGTCCATACCAGATGAATGCGTATGCCATGGCCCTGAAGGCTGTGGGGGAGATCATTCAGGATTACGACAGTGACAAGCTCTTCCCTGCATACGGCTTTGGGGCTAAACTACCTCCAGATGGCAAGATCTCCCATGGCTTCCCACTG aATTCTAACACAGAAAATCCAAACTGCGTGGGGATCGAAGGCGTGCTGGAGGCTTACTTCCAAACCCTGCGGACCGTCCAGCTGTACGGCCCGACCAACTTCGCTCCGGTCATTAACCAGGTGGCTCG GTGTGCCGCAGAAGTGACGGATGGCTCAcagtactttgtgttgctgATGATCACAGATGGCGTCATCTCAGACATGGCCCAAACTAAAGAGGCGGTTGTCAAT GCAGCGTCGTTGCCCATGTCTCTCATCATCGTTGGAGTGGGCCCTGCTGAGTTCGACG CGATGGAGGAGCTGGACGGGGACGAAGTCAGAGTTTCCTCCAGGGGACGATTCGCCGAGAGAGACATCGTCCAG TTTGTTCCTTTCCGGGACTACATCGATCGGTCGGGTAACCAGGTCCTGAGCATGGCCCGGCTGGCCAAGGACGTCCTGGCAGAAATCCCCGATCAGCTGATGTCTTACATGAAGAGCCGAGGGATAGAAGCACGACCTCCGCAGCCCGCCACCTCTGACTCCACCTCTGACTCCACCTCTGACCCCACCAGCACTGGAAACGCAAAGCAGAGCAACACTCGTCCCTGA